The Gadus morhua chromosome 18, gadMor3.0, whole genome shotgun sequence DNA segment GTTGGTCGAGATCCGCTGTTAAACCCAGCTTCATCCTCCAGCTGGGGGACATCATTGACGGCTTCAACAAGCAGCATGACTCGTCAGACCAGGCCCTGGACACCGTGATGAGGGAGCTGAGCACCTGTCCTGCCCAGGTCCACCACGTATGGGGAAATCACGAGTTTTACAATTTCAGCAGGGACACGCTGATGAAGTCCAAGCTGAACAGTTCGCCTCCCTGTGACAGCGGAGGTGGGGGACCCGACACAGGCGACATCTATGCCTACCATTTCAACCCGACTCCTAAGTTCAAAATTGTGGTGCTGGATGCTTATGATGTGAGTGTTCTGGGAAGGACTGTGTCCAGTGTGCAATATAACAATGCACTGAATATTTTAAAAGAGCACAACAGCAACGAGGACCTCAACCATCCCCCAGGTGTGTGTACACTTTCTATTTCGGTTGTCTTGATCATTGGAGACCTATATGCCAGAGTGTCTTTGTTCAAAGGGAGCTTAACTGTTTATCGTGTTGTCTTTTCAATTCAGCCGAGGAAGGAATTAAGCGTAAATTTGTAAAGTTCAACGGAGGGTTCAGTAGAGACCAACTGAACTGGCTGGATGGAGTGCTGTCGCTGTCCGACAAGAACGAGGAAAGAGTCCTCATCGTCAGTAAGTAATGCAACTCGCTTGTTGGTGAAAAATTAATGACCACTAAATGCCCACCttataaaagtataaaaacTGAACAACTTagaaagtggtgtgtgtgtgtgtgtgtgtgtgtgtgtgtgtgtgtgtgtgtgtgtgtgtgtgtgtgtgtgtgtgtgtgtgtgtgtgtgtgtgtgtgtgtgtgtgtgttttcaaacaGGCCACCTCCCAGTGCACCCTCTCTCCACCGAGCCCATCTGCCTGGCCTGGAACTCTGAGGACGTCCTGGCGCTGATCGGGGCCCACGGCTGCGTGGTGTGTTTCATGGCGGGCCACGACCACAACGGGGGCTACCACCACGACCGGGACTCCGGTGTGCaccacctcaccctggagggGGTGATCGAGACGCCCCCGGACAGCGACGCCTCCGGGACGGTCTGGGTGTACGAGGACAGGATGTTCCTGAAGGGGAGCGGACGGACGGCGGACAGGCTGCTGTTGTTTACGTGGCCGCCGGACGAAACGCAGATCATGTGAGACTCTGTGGGAAGAGGTCCACAATACAAAGATGCTTTAATAACAtagattttattttgttttattgataATATATACCAGGAATGGAGTGGCGCACGTTCGGTCGTGTGCTATGATCGCCGAAAGGAGATTCAAGGTGCTGCTTTGTGAATTTGTTTGAACTGATATGCAAGGCTACAtcctttatttatatttattgtgttttgaaACATTCAATCTTGGGTGACTTGAACAATCTTGAATGTGAAACAATTTGAGTTATTAGATTGTGCAATTGTTTTTCAATGCATATAATAAAGAGGCAACACTACTGCATTGGGTCAGAGATCGTATTGGACAATATCACGTTGCAGAAATCAAATGCCTAACATATTCGATAAAAGGATTACCCATAATTATCGAGAAACTaaaatcggtgtgtgtgtatatttcaaCCAATCTGAATCATTCAGTTCACTTTGACATTcacaaaaacattgtttttctaCCTCAACCTCCTACAGTTAGAGAGTGGGTGAATAGAACAGCTGTCAGATCGGGTATGATCACCCACTCTATTCTAACTGTAAAATAGAGGGTGGTAGAATAGAATAGCTGTCAGATCGGGGTATGACATATTATTTAAAAGTGAGAAAGCAGGTATTTCAATGGCTCTAAAGCAAATGCAGATTATGTATTAGTAAGATATGATTTGGTTcttgaaattaaatgtaaaaaatgatTTTGCTACTGACACTACATGGTGAACATGTAACCTTCACCATTGGGGTGGCGTGGCGGCATCAAGTAACCAGGCCAACCTGCCACGTGAGTTTTGTGTTTCTATGGCGCTGAGGTGAAGTCCGCTTAGCAACTGAGGATACTATCTCCATGGCTTTTCGTTTTCGTCATGCCTAACATTTGTATGGTCACGACAGCCAGGTCAACCTCTCATTTCTCCATAGATTCTACGTCGTATCTTTGGTGactcaccaccagcaccatatACGTGGCTGTATGGTACCACTGGGATCTACTGGCGCAGCCAATAACCTCGTTCCCAGGCGTTCTCGCCTCACGACGAAACGCCTGGAATGCGATGGTCCCCATTCCCGTTATTTGCGAGAAAGAGGGTGGGACTTTCAGTGACATGAGTATATCCGGTTCCGTAACAGAACGTTGTGAGCTTTGTGAAATAATTCGTAAGAAAAAACCTCCCTATTCATTATCCATGTCTTGGTGCTGTTACCTTGTCATGAACTTATTCAACTCGTTCCAGGGACTCGAAACCGGAAATCGTTTTGCGTTACACCGGGATAACGCTACAACTCATGAGCCTCTCTTATCTTACTAGCGCTGCGGTGTCCCGTTCAGAGCCGGAGATAGGGCGAAGTTTGCTCTCTGCATTGCAGCCTGAGCGCTGCTGGAAGCAAACACAACAATGGCGACTCCCTGTCCCAACAGCAACTcaacaagccccagcagcacagCAGGACCACAACACTttcacaccaagacacacaacCTGACCACAGTGAGCAGTAGCATGCAAGGTAGGCGCAGATGTCTCCGTTatgacacacaaataaaaataggACAACGGAACTGCTGCAAAACGTAGCTTGTAGCTCCATGATATAAATGGCTACCTGGTTAGCAGTGATGCTGTAGCCTGAGTTGTAGCACAATCGGTCGGCCTGTAGTGTTGCACTGTATTGAACCGTATTTGGTGCACACAGATTTCTGGCAGACTCATTACACCTTTATTGTTGGTAGTATTCAGTGATAGGCTGTTGCTTTGAAAACAATTTCCTTGCATCGCTATTTACTACACTGGACGTTGGGTGTACAGCTAGAAAGGCCCTCTCTTATGAAAGTTTTTATTGAGACTCTTATGTGTAACCCACTGAAGATTATTCACATTGCCTGTTCCCCCCGATCCTAAAATATGTGGTAAAAATGCTTGGTAAAATGATAGCCCCACAAATATTCACCGATTCACTAATGCACATTCCTTTTTACTTTCGTCTTGTAAAGATACATCCACACTCAATTTCAGAACATTATCTAACATGTGAATTAGTATATAGGCATTTGTGGAGCTTGTTCAGATTTTTCCAATGTGAAACGAAGCGATCCGTCAAATCAAACGTTCTGTAGAATGTGGATGAGTGCATTGCAAATACCTGTAGATGGCGAtatgcatttcaaagcacacTGAATGTAATTCACATACTTCTGCTTTGTACAATGATATCCACACAAATATTTCCCGATCCACAatgcatacaaataaacaaaataaaataaatatatgtccACACTCACTTACAGAACAGAATATGACACAATAACTAGTCAATTAGCATTTGTGGATCTCGTAGAGTTGCGTCAAATGTGTACCGCAGCTGATCTGTAGAATGTGGCTGCAGTACGTACACACACCTTTACGTGGCGGTAGGCAGGTTTAAGTGATGCTGTTTTCACTTATTAAGTCTCAAAAGAAGAGAAGTTTCATAGCTTGATTTTACAATGAAAACAAGAAATCTTTTATTTTGAGTGTTTTTGAAGTATTGGATACAATAGTACGTATATGAAGGCTTGAACCCGGCAGGCTAAATTAATGTTTTTCATATTATggaaaaatgtattcataatCTTTTAACTCGGATCGATTTCTCATTTAAAGTGTTTCTCCCCTAACTCTGGGGTAGATCTCtcaaatgaaaatatatattctctGAAATCAACTCGGTAGTACAACAGCGCCCTCATATAACAAATCCATAATGCAGATTTGTCATGATCGTTTTTAGGAAGCCTATAGGTATTTAATTTTGTCTTAATTTGTAAACTCATTGCTAGCAGCATTTTATTTCATCATAAGACTAGAAAGCAGCAATACTTAAACCCACATACCGCCACCTACAGCTGTGTTATATGTACTGCAGTCTCATCAAGATCCGCTGCGGTACACATTTCACAAAACTACGTGAGCCACTAATGCAAATGTAagcgagagtgagggagagaaaacatGAGTAAAAAAATATGCAATTGTTGTGGATTGTGGTTTACACAATGAAAATTGTATTCGGGGGGGGTGTAACAACTTCGGTTCGCTGCGGTTTGCTATGCAGGCATTCACATTTTACAGATCAGCTGCAGCACACATTGAACAAGACTCAACAAGATCCACAAATACGTATAGGCTAGTTCAGGTGAAATTATGTTATGAAAGATTGGATATATTTTTACACGACCCAAGTAGAAAATTAGTATTTTTGGATTATGAAATATCCGTGTGGATATAGTTGTAAGAAGCCCAAGTACCAAATATTTTAGGATTGGCGTACAAACATTGTGAATCTTCTGTGGGTTAAAAATAATATCTACATCCACTGTCCTTTTCAGTATAATCAGTGGGATCTATTCACTCACACAAGTGCGCAGTAGAACTTGTATCTCCATTTCTACTGATTGCTATTGCGTGTGACCTGgcgttaatctttttttttttttttaaaccttgcAGATTCCACCA contains these protein-coding regions:
- the adprm gene encoding manganese-dependent ADP-ribose/CDP-alcohol diphosphatase, translating into MESCPIEDAPLFTFGVIADIQYADIDDGFNYTRTKRRYYRSSLQLLMNARESWSRSAVKPSFILQLGDIIDGFNKQHDSSDQALDTVMRELSTCPAQVHHVWGNHEFYNFSRDTLMKSKLNSSPPCDSGGGGPDTGDIYAYHFNPTPKFKIVVLDAYDVSVLGRTVSSVQYNNALNILKEHNSNEDLNHPPAEEGIKRKFVKFNGGFSRDQLNWLDGVLSLSDKNEERVLIVSHLPVHPLSTEPICLAWNSEDVLALIGAHGCVVCFMAGHDHNGGYHHDRDSGVHHLTLEGVIETPPDSDASGTVWVYEDRMFLKGSGRTADRLLLFTWPPDETQIM